One window of the Prionailurus bengalensis isolate Pbe53 chromosome E1, Fcat_Pben_1.1_paternal_pri, whole genome shotgun sequence genome contains the following:
- the AXIN2 gene encoding axin-2: MSSAVLVTRLPDPSSSFHEDAPRPPVPGEEGETPPCQPGVGKGQVTKPMPVSSNARRNEGGLGEPEGRASPDSPLTRWTKSLHYLLGDQDGAYLFRTFLERDKCVDTLDFWFACNGFRQMNLKDTKTLRVAKAIYKRYIENNSIVSKQLKPATKTYIRDGIRKQQIDSIMFDQAQTEIQSVMEENAYQMFLTSDIYLEYVRSGGENPAYMSNGGLGSLKVVCGYLPTLNEEEEWACADFKCKLSPTVVGLSSKTLRATANARSAETVENGYRSFKRSDPVNPYHVGSGYVFAPATSANDSEISSDALTDDSMSMTDSSVDGIPPYRVGSKKQLQREMHRSVKANGQVSLPHFPRTHRLPKEMTPVEPATFAAELISRLEKLKLELESRHSLEERLQQIREDEEKEASELALSSREGGPTPHPLSLLPSGSYEEDPQTILDDHLSRVLKTPGCQSPGVGRYSPRSRSPDHHHHHQQHHPLLPPGGKLPPVAASQAGCPLLGAKGFVTKQTTKHVHHHYIHHHALPKTKEEIEAEAAQRVRCFCPGGSEYYCYSKCKSHPRALEPVPAEQFGSRGGTPPRRTGKSVEPGPALPAREGGAPGGPGALQLPGEEGDRSQDVWQWMLESERQSKPKPHSAQSTKRAYPLECARASPAERAGRHHLLGGSNGHPRAAPRAHPFTQDPAMPPLTPPNTLAQLEEACRRLAEVSKPPKQRCCAASQQRDRNHSAVGQAGATPSSNPSLASEDHKEPKKLAAVHALQASELVVTYFFCGEEIPYRRMLKAQSLTLGHFKEQLSKKGNYRYYFKKASDEFACGAVFEEIWDDEAVLPMYEGRILGKVERID, encoded by the exons ATGAGCAGTGCTGTGCTGGTGACTCGCCTCCCAGACCCCAGCAGCAGCTTCCACGAGGATGCCCCCCGGCCCCCCGTCCCGGGGGAAGAAGGGGAGACCCCACCGTGCCAGCCCGGGGTGGGAAAGGGCCAGGTCACCAAACCCATGCCTGTCTCCTCCAACGCCAGGCGGAACGAGGGTGGGCTGGGAGAGCCTGAGGGGCGGGCATCCCCGGACTCCCCTCTGACCAGGTGGACCAAGTCTTTGCACTATTTGTTGGGCGATCAAGACGGTGCTTATCTCTTCCGCACTTTCCTGGAGAGGGACAAATGCGTGGATACCTTGGACTTCTGGTTTGCCTGCAATGGGTTCAGGCAGATGAACCTGAAGGATACCAAAACTTTACGAGTAGCCAAAGCGATCTACAAAAGGTACATCGAGAACAACAGCATCGTCTCCAAGCAGCTGAAGCCTGCCACCAAGACCTACATTAGAGATGGCATCAGGAAGCAGCAGATTGACTCCATCATGTTCGACCAGGCCCAGACTGAGATCCAGTCGGTGATGGAGGAGAATGCCTACCAGATGTTTTTGACTTCTGATATATACCTCGAATATGTGAGGAGTGGGGGAGAAAACCCAGCTTACATGAGTAACGGGGGCCTGGGGAGTCTAAAGGTCGTGTGTGGCTACCTCCCCACCTTGAATGAGGAAGAGGAGTGGGCTTGTGCCGACTTCAAGTGCAAACTGTCACCCACCGTGGTGGGCTTGTCCAGCAAAACCCTGAGGGCTACAGCCAACGCGAGGTCCGCGGAGACCGTTGAAAATGGATACAG GTCCTTCAAGAGGAGCGACCCTGTTAATCCATACCACGTAGGTTCTGGCTATGTCTTCGCGCCGGCTACCAGCGCCAATGATAGCGAGATATCCAGCGATGCACTGACTGATGATTCCATGTCCATGACGGACAGTAGTGT agATGGAATCCCTCCTTATCGTGTGGGGAGTAAGAAACAGCTCCAGAGAGAAATGCATCGCAGTGTGAAGGCCAATGGCCAAGTGTCTCTACCTCATTTCCCG AGAACCCACCGCCTGCCCAAGGAGATGACCCCCGTGGAGCCCGCCACCTTTGCGGCCGAGCTCATCTCCAGGCTGGAGAAGCTGAAGCTGGAGCTGGAGAGCCGGCACAGCCTGGAGGAGCGCCTGCAGCAGATCCGAGAG GATGAAGAGAAGGAGGCCTCTGAGCTAGCGCTGAGCTCCAGGGAGGGGggccccaccccgcaccccctctccctcctgccctccggCAGCTACGAGGAGGACCCGCAGACCATTCTGGACGACCACCTGTCCAGGGTCCTCAAGACCCCCGGCTGCCAGTCGCCGGGCGTGGGCCGCTACAGCCCCCGCTCCCGTTCccccgaccaccaccaccaccaccagcagcaccaccccctcctcccgcccgGGGGCAAGTTGCCCCCCGTGGCCGCCTCGCAGGCCGGTTGCCCCCTCCTGGGAGCCAAGGGCTTCGTGACCAAGCAGACGACGAAGCACGTCCACCACCACTACATCCACCACCACGCCCTCCCCAAGACCAAGGAGGAGATCGAGGCGGAGGCCGCCCAGAGGGTGCGCTGCTTCTGCCCGGGGGGCTCCGAGTATTACTGCTACTCGAAGTGCAAGAGCCACCCCAGGGCTCTGGAGCCCGTGCCGGCCGAGCAGTTCGG CAGCAGAGGTGGTACCCCGCCCAGACGGACCGGGAAAAGCGTGGAGCCGGGCCCGGCCCTGCCAGCCAGGGAAGGAGGCGCCCCAGGCGGACCCGGGGCCCTGCAGCTGCCcggggaggaaggagacaggtCGCAGGATGTCTGGCAGTGGATGCTGGAGAGTGAGCGGCAGAGCAAGCCCAAGCCCCATAG TGCCCAGAGCACAAAAAGGGCCTACCCCTTAGAGTGCGCCCGCGCGTCCCCCGCCGAGCGAGCCGGCCGGCACCACCTGCTGGGGGGCAGTAACGGGCACCCCCGCGCTGCCCCCCGAGCCCACCCGTTCACCCAGGACCCTGCGATGCCTCCCCTGACCCCACCCAACACGCTGGCGCAGCTAGAGGAAGCCTGCCGCAGGCTGGCCGAGGTGTCCAAGCCCCCCAAGCAGCG GTGCTGTGCGGCCAGTCAGCAGAGGGACAGGAACCACTCGGCCGTTGGTCAGGCGGGAGCCACGCCCTCCTCTAACCCAAGCCTGGCTTCAGAAGA TCACAAAGAGCCGAAGAAGCTGGCGGCGGTGCACGCGCTCCAGGCCAGCGAGCTGGTCGTCACATACTTTTTCTGTGGAGAAGAAATTCCATACAGGAGgatgctgaaggctcagagcttGACCCTGGGCCACTTTAAAGAGCAGCTCAGCAAAAAGGGAAATTATAG GTATTACTTCAAAAAAGCAAGCGACGAGTTTGCCTGCGGAGCGGTGTTTGAGGAGATCTGGGACGATGAGGCCGTGCTCCCCATGTACGAAGGCAGGATTCTGGGGAAGGTGGAGAGGATCGATTGA